DNA sequence from the Trypanosoma brucei gambiense DAL972 chromosome 9, complete sequence genome:
TACGGTGGTTGCGAACTAAAATACAGTTCGAATCTAACTCACTTTTTCTATATCTTTTAAATTTCTCTCTGAGCTTTTTAGATTGTCACCACTATGCTGCTAAAATAATACAAACGTCTCCACACCTAAAAAGTAAaatctttttgcttctgatCTGCTCTATTTGTCGCCAACTGGACGATGCCACATCAAGACTTAGTTGCAATTTAAtgcatttgttttgtatGTATTCGCTTTTTTCGTTGGAATTCCTTGGAAGCTGATTgttattctccttttctaCACTTCATATTTGGTGATTTGGGGACCATATGCAACTTTTTTGaatgctttcagtttttttCCGCTCAATTAAATGTGGTTAGAGCATTGCCCTAATGTGGAGCACTAGATTTTTGAATACAGTTaatgtttttcttctattgtAGTATTGAAGTGGTGGTATGTCATAACAAACTTTTTGTACTTTATAAACTGCTGAAATTGCTTCAAAAATATGATTTATCATAACAAGTTCACAAATTATACTCTTATTCTTCTGCTATCCACAGTGATTCAATAGTATTAGTCTTTTTGAAACTTTTCTCACGATAATATTAAAAAATTCCCACAAATATTTCCAATATTAATATCTCTCATGAATATGAGCGTTTAACGTCTTTTCGCACTTACTCAATTCCTTCAATTCCTTTAATTCCTTTAATTCCTTAATTTGTTTCTGATTCTGTTTCACAGTTGAATATTTGGATCTTTTATCAGGATAAAACCCACAGTCTCCATCATTATCTTTGTAGGAGTAACTTTTTACTCCTGTTTGGAGGACAGAGGATCATTTCTcttgtttcattttcttttgtgctgcGTTATCGCATATACTGTAATttaattttgtattttctgtccttcttttgctttttttgccGATTGTCATCTGGATTATTTATAGAATCAAGTTGAACTGTTCACTAGATTTTTTGTCTCCCTCACTATCCACAGCATCATATCCCTTGTGTAACATGATAACCATTGTTAAATTAGTATTTGAAATTGCGTATATTTCACATCCTTTTTTCCATCTCTCATTATTacctttaataatattcttcCTTACTCGCTTGATTATACTGTACATtgctattatttttaaaaattgtaTTTTCCCTATTCACATGGCTTCTTaaaccactattattatagtatatatacacttacAACATTttatatcattattattataaccccAACTAATATACATAATATAATTTAAAACCGTTCATAATATCACTCATATTTCGTACCATCTCACCATAATACTGTACACCCATTGGTTATTGTCATACACATTTAACTAAAATTTtagatttttatttttttttcaaaatttcaaAGATTTAACGAATTTGTACATTTCATTAAGAAGTGTTAAGATATTtcaaaatttataaaattgagcaaaataTACTTATAATTCTAAAATGCTATCAAACTCTCAAAAGCAGAAGCCACACTCAGAGCGAACCTCTGATTGGCGAGAGAACTGGAATCTTGGCATTTTCCTTCAATCCAGCAGTAAACAGTTATTTCCTGTAGCGGTGTTCCCTCGTACAGCCTCACAGTCCTCTTTCTTAGTGTGATCAGAGCGCTCTTTTCCTGTATGTGTTTCTCctgctttttctgctgccttttatatatatatatatattttttcatccTCACTCAAGGtgcacttttttccttccttatttCCCTCGACATAAGTGCAAccagttttgtttttgcaagCAGCTTGAGTTTTAGCTTCGTTGCATGATTTTTCTGCTATATCGGTTTGCTTCGCGCTGTCGCTGGAGGTGCCTGTTCCAGGTGCATGGGCACCCGCTGCTTGGGTTGTGGTAAAGCCGAGGACGTATTCCTGCCACGCACTGGCATTCAAGGCGGTGAGTTGCGGCAGCATTATTTCGTTTGGTATCGGGGCTTGAACTTTATCTAGCTTGGAAAGGGCTTCAGTGGCTGTTTTTACCCGGGGTatctctgtttttttggtgtgtttTAGGTGCACGTGGTAGCTGACGCATGTTTGTTTGGCGGCGCCGTCGCAGCCGGTTGTTGTGGAGTCGATATAGCCTAAGACGTAGCGCCTGCCTTGtgctgtgtttgtggttggatTATTTGTGTTGCCGCCGATCAGGCTTATTACGGCGTTTATGGCTGTTCGTATTTCGCCGCTTGCTGGGTGGTTTTGTGGGTCCGGGCATGCTTTCATGAGCTTGTCCCATTCGGTTGCGATGTTGTTTACGTCGGTTGCGCTGATGTCCGTGCCTTTAGTGATCGTGGTTCCTTGGTCTTCGCACAGTTTTTTGCCGCCGCCTTCGCCGTGTAtgcaaagacaaaaaatgtCGTTTGCAATTGTGATCCCGGCATTGCTCGCTGTTGAGTCTGAGTTTATGTTGCCGCCGCCGCAGTTTTTATTGTGGTTTGCGCCGCTTCCGAAGACCTTCTCTTTGTTAATCGACTTGAATATAGAGTTGCCGTCCTGGAAACCGCCGGTTATTGTTTCGTCGCCGTAAAGGGCTTTTCGCAGCTCAGCATTTGCCTGCTTTACAGCTGCATTCAATGCTATTTTGAGGTCGTTTGcggctttttttgtttgttttagtTGCTCAGTTGTTATATTTACCGCCTTTGCTGCAGCCAGGccctgtggtgtttgcgGTAGCGGTTGGTCGTCTTTCTTTAGGCCATACTTTccgtcttcctttttcttgttcatGGCTGTGAGGTTTCTTCCGGCAAGTGTCTGGAGCTTGTCTGCGTCGTTTTCGAGCTTATTTTCTCCATCCACGGACGGTAACGGTGTCTCATCTAAGCCTTTCTGTATTAACTTCGTCAGCCTATAGAGTGCAGCGGATTCTTGGGCTTTTTATTCTTCGTCACCGGCTGTTACTTTTTCGCCTGTGACGGATAAAAGAGCTATAATTACTCTAGATACTGTCGTTTGTGCGAGGAAGTGCCACCAGTTCATGTAAAAGTGCGTAAGAAGGCCTGAGCTTTTCTGGTGGTTGTGTTTATTAGAAAATAGAGGTGAAATAAAGTGATGGCGGGTTGTCTGGTATTGGTTTCTTGTTGTTCGATGCTCAATAACCGGTGTAACTACGACAAACCGATGTACAACTTGTATCTTTTGCTTGATTTTTGTATAGGTAGACGAGTTTATGcggttttggttttgttatCGCGTAgtatacatttttttaaattttactATAATATCCCCCAATTATTTACACAATTACCATCCAAAAACAAATCCTTCTTGTTGCGGTTTGAATCCTACGGTGGCTACAAGTCCATTAAAAAATATCCCTGATTtgtccttcactttccttcaaGTTTTCTAGCGCTGACGTTAAGAGCTACTGTGGTGGCATCATGGATTTATAGACAAAGTCGTCGAGGAGTCAGTTAGCCTTTTTTACCACTACGGTAAGATGCTTATCGGAATTTCCTGTTACAGAATCTATTATATATACTTTTAGCTACTTTTTAAATTACTGAGGTGACTGCTCTTGTTTCTATACTAGCCTTGAagattattttttctttttcatcactTTTGTCCACGGAAAAAGCTTCTATATTACAGAAACTAGACCTATATAATGCTTGTATTGATTTTTTGTGTCTAGTAATATCCAAATGCAAtctcacttccttttttagtTCCATTTCACTCTACtattattcttttattttaaactTGTTGATATATAAAACTTTCAGGAAGATAAAATGGCGTGTGTTAGTAGTCTTTCTTTAGtgttttttatttagttAAAAAAGTTCAATATTATCCCTCGTAAGTAATCTACTTCCTAATCTAGTATATTTTCTATCCAAGTTGTGTTTTTACAACTTAAATGCTTCACTCTCAAAAAAAGATATCTATCTAATAACTTTGACAATTGGTCTGAGTTTAGGGACAACTATGGATCATTTTCTCTTCAATATATGTAGTTGCAATCAatcttttgttgcttctgtttcttttaaGTCTAGAAtaacttttttgctttacaaTTCTGTCAAAAACAACCTATATTGTTTGGGACTACTTCCACAAGCCACCCTCTATACTCATTTCCCTCTACACCTTTAGAGTCTCTATGATAAATACCTTCAGGTTGACACATTTCTACATCATAGTACTGATGGAATATTTCAACGACTTAGCGTGTTCTCACCACCGGGTTTGTAGCcaattttgctttttttctttacccaAAGATGATTGAATTGCGGATACTTCTGTTCAGTTCCATTGAACTCTTTCTATTTTGTTAAGTCCTTCCATTTTAAGTTTATAGTCATTTTTCACCATTaattttattataatattcgtatatacacactcacaacactatcCTATTAATATTACTTTTAATATTACTATTCCACCAACAATTTATTTCTATGAAATAATCTGGGATATGAAACTTTCATAATAGCACTCgtattttatttataaatCTTACTTTACAATTATAGGGAACTTTCATGCggaaattttatatttttgagTTTGTGAGAATTCATCGTATATTCATTAATTTGAATATgttcatcaaaaagtgtaaaatatataatattttggGATTTTAAGTAACTTTTATCATGATAGCAAATTTCATAAGTTTCATAAATTCAATGAAATAGAGAAAATATCCTTGGAATGCTAGAATCCTACTAACCCCAAGAAAGCAGTCATACTCATAagcaaatttctttttgaggATGAAAAGCAgaatctttgcatttttcttcgaTCCAGCCACAATGAGCTTTTTCACCCGGTTTCTGAccctcattttccttttcacagtTTGCTTtatctttgtgttttgtgcACCTATCTGAGGGTGCAGTTGTTCCTCCTGCAGTTTGAGCTTGTGTTACAGGGACGTTGTTTGCTTTgacttttgtttcattaaaTTGGCACTTTTTGTCAACCTCAGATGTGCTTTCGTTATAACTGCAGATagggttgttgttgcattctGTTgcatcttttattttattacaaACGCCGGCAGCATTAACGTGAGTTGCCTGGATTACCGCTTCgtttagttgttgttttatggCCTCTGATTGCTGTAGTTTCCTCAGTGTGAAGTGCATTAGTAGTGCCTGCAGCTCCGCTTGGTCGGTTATAGCGCCCAGTTTGGTCTTCACAGTTTGGCCTGCTACTGCGGCCGGGAGTTCATAGTCATGAATCTTTCCTAGAAGCTTGTACGCTACTGTTGCAGACTTCTCGGTGAAAATGCCTTCCcgctccttttttatttgctcgCTGTTTTGTCCTGCTTTGTTTGAGATCGCTCGGCCGATTATTTCTGCCGCCAGCGCCGATGTTTCCAGGCTGTTCGTTTCGTTTCTGTGTTGTTCATCTGAGGCTTGAGGCAGGCCTTTCAAGCTTGCTAGCGCATCTTTCCAGGGCTTTACCTCTGGTTGGCTTAGGCTGTTTATGTCCTTGGTGTCGGCGACCGAGAGTTCTGCTGCACCGCTTGTACCTGTTGCGTAATAGCCGCCAGCATATGGTATTTTTTGTGCTAAATTGCCATTTGTTGAAAGTCCCGATGTTTTTGGGTTGAAAAGCTTGCAGGTCCTCGAGgcgtgttggtgttggttgCCAGTGTTTGATGTCGGCGGGCTTGACGTGATCCCGTTTGGTTGGATGTTTGTCGTGGTCCGTCGCTTTGGCGAAACGGAGCTCAGCTGCATTTTGCAGGTGATTCCATCTTGTGGGGTGCTTCCGAGTACTACTGCGTTGTCGTTGTCAGAGACGATGCAATCACCGTTGGCTCCTTCGCTTGTGGCGCTCGCTATGGACAAAAACTCGTCAAGTCGGCCTTTCAAATAAGTTGCCGCGGTGGCCGCTGTGAATTGCTTGGCTAGGTCAGTGCTTTCGTAGTGCTGTCGGctcttttctgcttttgcTGCCATGTAGGCGGCTGGTGTTGCTACCTTCTGCCACTCATCTTCGGGAGCAGAAGCAAATAAGTATATTTGCGCTCGCGTACTTTCGGCTGCTAGTTTAGCAGTGTTGTGCAAAATGCCTTGTCCGCCTTGCAGTATCTCAGCCGGTAGCTCGTCTAGCTCATTGCTGGTGGTGCACAGGTGTTGCCACCCGAGCTTGTTGATGCCGTTGCTTTGGGCGGTTTCGGCAGTGCGCGGATCCAAAGTCACGGTTAATGCCGTTATTAGGGTTAGAAGTGAGCTGGTGTGCAACCAGTCGGACAtgcagttttcttttcttgcttttgcctTGTCAATTTGAGATTTCGACAAAATCAGTTGTCTGTGCGTTCGCCATTTTCCTTGTCGGTTTCTGGAGGTCAGAAGTCTTTTGTTATAGTTAAGTTCCGGAGCTAGTCGTGTACTTGATACAAATAGTGAAATTATGAGCCTTTGGAGTGTTTTCGGCATCCACAAGGTTTTTTTCGTAGAAACATCTTAAGGAGGCCTTGCTGACGTGAAGCTCGAGTTTCACCATCTATAGCAATGACGACGAGCTGATGTCAGTCTGCTGCAGATTCTATTACCTTCTTTTCCGCAGGctgcgttgttgtttccaccctggcgatgccggccacctcaacgtggtgccagggtccagtaccccgtatcatcgagggatgccaagagccagcagcgtcctttcatggggaacactgctgtgctccggctacgggatcatacagcacagggatcaacAGCGTCtttctgggacaccgtttttcatttttcggTCCCTGgacacgtgccagcgtgccatcagtaATGctatccgcactaagatgctgctgtccggtgatgtggaagagaatcccggcccgtcgttgcgcgggatgcagtggaactgcgccgggctatctcaaggaaagagattagcactccacaaaacccttgttgatgagcggatcgccttttgtctgttgagcgagacacggatgacgcctggagagacggcttgctttagcgttgctagctaccaacatcacggaatagttcgtaactgcaaaggaggtggtgtatcaatactagtgagggaggacctaccagtcgagaccggtatggccgttgttNNNNNNNNNNNNNNNNNNNNNNNNNNNNNNNNNNNNNNNNNNNNNNNNNNNNNNNNNNNNNNNNNNNNNNNNNNNNNNNNNNNNNNNNNNNNNNNNNNNNtgacctagatacgcttctgacgactgacggtgcccagctcatcggtgcagacgctaacgcacacgcgttggcatgggatcgcgcgagcccaccaaataccaagggtgaaaccctcacacagtggtgcattgacaaccagtttctggtctgcaacactggtgagtgcaccaggtacgcgcgccaccacggggagtccacccctgatgtgacactgtcaaggaattgcacagtgtacacgtggacatcgctgtattctcccgataacgatcaccatcacatatttttcgacgttatcgttggagacggcacagatgcactgaactacccgcggcttcgaaagcccatgtacgcatggctaaaagctaactggaggaatttccgtctcaaggttgacgagctctgcaggaaaattggtagagagaagaacgtcaacaccctggaacagaaattgagctccgccatccgcattgcgacgaaggtctccgtcccccgtggctgcagagcaacgccaccacattgggcacctgagctcgcgaaactcgatgaagagatcgctggatgcggaccctcccaccgaagggaaaagtttgtagtcacgcgtaagcagatcctggaccgtaccacaaagaagagatggagcacgctatgctccagacttgcggtgtcagaccgctgcagttggcacattgtcaagaaggtatatgcgccacaaccactaaccacaccggctgtacttgtagataacgcggccatcacggactaccgtcaagctgagaggttcagtaaactgtactcgtcccgcgcaagaaggcaccccgactcacacccaccggcacccataaagaagacagcgagtgagttcagtcccatcacgatggctgaactacggagatcgatcaaatttcttccgagtggatccgcagccggacctgattgcttatacaacgaggcactgcaacatctctgtaacacagcgctgaatgttgttctgaggctattcaatgagagcctacgaacgggagtcgtgccgcctgcatggaagactggtgttatcatccccatcctgaaggccggaaaaaaggcggaggacctcgattcttacaggccagtgacgctcacgagctgtctctgcaaagtcatggagcgcataattgccgcgagacttagagacactgttgagtcccagctgacgccgcagcaatcaggctttcgccccggatgctcaacgctcgaacaactcctgcacgtccgcgctgccctctgccgccccacgcaccaatatcgtacgggtgctgtattcgttgactacgaaaaaggcattcgatacagtagaccacgacaaaattgcgagggaaatgcacagaatgaaggtatcaccccacattgtgaagtggtgcgtatcatttctgagtaaccgaactggcagagtgagattcagggaaaagctttccagaagcagaacatttgagcgaggagtgccacaaggaactgtccttggcccaatcatgttcattattgtcatgaactcggtGAGCcagcgccttgcagaagtgccgttactgcagcacggattctttgcagacgacctaacgctacttgcgaggcacacagagagggatgtcatcaaccacacactacaatgcggtctaaacgtggtgttacagtggtcaaaagagtacttcatgtctgtcaacgtagcgaaaacaaagtgcacactcttcgggtgtatagagcgccacccccttacattacaactggacggcgaaagaataggagctgacaggacaccgaagcttctaggagtaacattccagcgtctgcaggggatggcaacacatgcggccgaaacgagacgcaagatggacttccgactactgcagatagcagccatctcagcttctacatgggggccaagacgacaagtactgagagctttttatctagcactcgtacaggcacacaccatgtttggcattgaggtatggtagtgggacgcttcggaacgaagtcgcgacctccttgcatcagcgcaacacaaagccagttgAATCATAGCCGgaataccgcatgggacgcgcaaagaggactctctgctggaagcaaacctcctgccactcaagacgaccactcttgtgcgcagcatgaaattcatgctgatgtgtgagtcacgaggcggatgtttgcggcgcagtgctgaagaagtataccacagcaaacacccagtcagagtcctacattcccgcatcatacGGTCCTACCCTCACCTCCACATTGAGCCACgggagcacccactagagacatcgacgctccgccacagctgccgaccgatatttcacacgcagataaagcctgtgtgcgctgatgaccctgacgatatgaaaaaggaagcttCTGAGAAATGTGTAAAAAGCAAACGCAACAGACGAATGGAGGAGGGCTCATACGCCGAAAAAAATAGGGATATTCAATAAGAAGGACTCAAAAGTTTCAACAGATGAACTGGCGTGTTTAGGCAGTTCGTCCGGCGCAGAAATGGTAATCTTCGGCAAGATGGAAAAATACAGAATTAAAGGGATACTGGAATATTGGGATGCAGTCATTGTGCGGAAGCAGTGCCAATGGAAAAGGTGCTAAATACGCTACTGGACACAATGAAAGACAGAGTCGCGTGGAGGGTGGAATCCCGGGCCGTGTATGGAAGGGCGATTTTCAGTCGGTAAAAAGAGTGCGGTGATTTCTATGCAGCTTATTTTCTCCCACCACGTTGTTTGGAAAGAGAGTGCAATATCAGATGAGATTACAGTCAAAAACAACTGCAGAAAGGCACGCCTAACGTGTAAAGTTGATATTTTGGTGGGAGACATAAAGCAGAAGCGTAACAAAAGAACACGCTGCATTCGAAGCTGGATAAGGGCGAAACGCGCACAGCAGTCTTGGCGGCACTCAACTCGACCCGAGGAAGCTGCAACCCACCAGCATGGAGAAAATTATATCCGACTTGTTCCGTGCAGGTGCCCCCAAACACCTTGTGCGATTCCGAAGGACTACCGTTCCTAATAAGCAGGGGAACAAATGCGGATGCCACAGCATTCAAGAAGAAATTGAGAGAAAACGGCCCTACAAATATCGAAAGAACTAGGCGCAACGTGGCTATTCCTGAACTTAGAGGAAAGAATTCGGCTTTTGGTGACGTTGCCAGAGTGCAGTTTGATATGATAATGACGACATGCGGCGGACAACCACGCGGTAAAAAGGCACGATCATATGGTATTCTTCACTGATATGTTAAACGTGAAGTACACGGACAAACATGAGGGAGTAACCATATCAGGAAAGGTGAGCAGAAGGAAGCGGAGGGAATAAGAAGGTTAGCGCCGTAAAGATGCAACGGTGCTTCCCTGGTGGCGGAAGAGTTGCTGGAAATATGGGCGGCGAAACCATCACATTGCGCCCAAACGTAATGCTAATGGGAGGGGCTCCGTACGGCAAAGCAATGTGGGGAGGGGGACGGAATGCAGCAGCCATAAGAACGTTTACAGAAGAGGGAACGAGGATATTAACCGTGCCATTTGAACATCACACTCTATTGGCGTGTTTAAGTTCACGTCTCAAAATGGTTGGTCTGGCGAGGCGCCTGTGATGAGTGCGCGGTTGGGGAGGGAAGTCCGCGACCATTAAAAAACCAGGGTCCCAAAGACCCTCCGGCGGTCCGCACAGAAAGTCAGCAGTACAAACGCTAGGGAATAAAATAGGGCGCATGAGCGCGGGAGAGCAGCAGCTACGCTCGCACGTAAAACTGGCAGCGTTCCAACTGAAGCTCTCCAGGTCGCTGAACGGGCACAAAACCATCATCGCGGACAACGGAACGGaatcaaaggaaaggagCTGTCCAATGACCTCTCGCCTTCTTTTGGCAACCATTCTCGACCCTACTCCACAGCAGTATCGCACTCTTGAACGGCGTCAAAGGTTCCCTGCCTAAATGAACGCGTTTTCAAGGTAATCGAAGGTTGTCCAGTGGCTTCGGGGGTGCACGTGTGCGAAGCGGTCTTACTTGCTCGAGGTTTTGTATAATGAAGTGGTTTTCACTGTGATGGGGCACCGACGGCCGCACAGGTTAAGCGCCTAACTTGAAAAAGTAtttactctctttttttttttttttttgcatcaaCCTCTACCAACTGTTGATTGCAATGCACTGCCGCCATTGAGCTACCTAATCGCACTGCTGTGCCGTGGTGGGGGATTTCCCCTCTCCGTGGTTGGTGCCTTTTTGTAAACATCAACAAACGGTAGTGGAGGTGGTGTTAGGGAGAAATGTACCAACAGTTTACGAAGGGGTAAGGAGAGATGCAGTCAGACGGGAATGACGATAGTGTCCGATCCGGTTCATGACTGAGGGAACCAGAGAACATGCGACACAGGACGCCCACTTcgcaatttaaaaaaaaaaaaaattggtgcGTGTTTATAACTATAAGCAAAACACTTGTAATTGTTCACTCATGTGGGTGCGCACTACCCACATATCTGTCTAGGAAGAGGTAAAAGACGTGGGAAATATGATTTTCATGAAGCTGAATCTCGGTGGCGCTTGAGGACGGAAATCGCCTTCCCACCGCGGTTTGTAGACTGTATggcttttcctcccttaGTAGCAATCGCTgcacacgtacacacacacacacacaaaaaaaaaaaggagcattAGACCGAGAATCTTCCGATTATTCACTCAGTACCTTAACAAACTCATTCGGCCGAAGCAAGGACGTCCCTCCAATGATAAACTCGCACCCAAGTTTCTTTGTTGCCTCATGCGCCGCTCGAATTTCACTGAAGGTAATTCCacccaacacaaaaaatacgAAGCGCTGTTTGCTCGACCGCCCACCAACGTTCCCAGTGCCCGCCAAATCGTGCACTGCCTTCGGTAGCGGGGGGAGCGCGGCAATAGCGGCGAGAGGTTTTTCACTGGCGCTGCTAAGCGTATCGCTTATGGCGGATCCTTTGTCACTCCATAACGCACTCGACCCCAGAGCTACACGCAATgacttttttgtgttcgcACCGCCGGAAGGCGCGGTATTGGAAGTGACATCCCCGCTGGACTCATCTGACCGTGTGACGTACTTATAGTCCGCCGTGTCAAGTTTGTTCCCTGCCAAGGCTTCCATAATCTGATATGTCTGCGTGATGAAAGGGTCTTTTTCCGCCGAAGATTTTGCATTCCGCCCCTCGGGATTAAGTTTTCCTACTCTGCTCGTCAGTTGTTCTAGTTTAGAGAAGGCGCCAGCTACCTCCGTTAGTTCTGACTGTTTGATAAgcgtttgtttctttgccTCTGAGTATTCAGAGGTGTCAGTTGCAGCGgacagcaacaaaagcagCCGCAGTCGCACATCCCTCGGCACCGCCGGATCCTTTATGATGTGCCGCACCGTTTCAAAGTTCGTTTTGAACGACTTACGACCAGCAGCTATATCCTGCTCAGCTTCGCAGACAACATCGA
Encoded proteins:
- a CDS encoding variant surface glycoprotein (VSG), putative; the encoded protein is MSDWLHTSSLLTLITALTVTLDPRTAETAQSNGINKLGWQHLCTTSNELDELPAEILQGGQGILHNTAKLAAESTRAQIYLFASAPEDEWQKVATPAAYMAAKAEKSRQHYESTDLAKQFTAATAATYLKGRLDEFLSIASATSEGANGDCIVSDNDNAVVLGSTPQDGITCKMQLSSVSPKRRTTTNIQPNGITSSPPTSNTGNQHQHASRTCKLFNPKTSGLSTNGNLAQKIPYAGGYYATGTSGAAELSVADTKDINSLSQPEVKPWKDALASLKGLPQASDEQHRNETNSLETSALAAEIIGRAISNKAGQNSEQIKKEREGIFTEKSATVAYKLLGKIHDYELPAAVAGQTVKTKLGAITDQAELQALLMHFTLRKLQQSEAIKQQLNEAVIQATHVNAAGVCNKIKDATECNNNPICSYNESTSEVDKKCQFNETKVKANNVPVTQAQTAGGTTAPSDRCTKHKDKANCEKENEGQKPGEKAHCGWIEEKCKDSAFHPQKEICL